A single window of Venturia canescens isolate UGA chromosome 3, ASM1945775v1, whole genome shotgun sequence DNA harbors:
- the LOC122408126 gene encoding uncharacterized protein: MLRVDTNQLNTLGCEVTSQKFLDRLKFSNSVKQAWIENRDVHLSPGLVPMQPSVITSTPELNDVQPDMIFDQSLSEIPSDEISWVGLEDIENSAEESRDGEGSEKDVEETLTHSSNFIPTVMNDVDSLQCTDAMSTTENDCRYRNLNLTNIAVPCAVKRRGRPKGFDKTVIGLSKKCKKSSATRKIPFKKLGCKEKAILILRWLIDEERALSAVHDGKIIEEKFVESVPDKVSDSITDDVVNIDFIKKYFSQDTWAVVKQVLQ, translated from the coding sequence ATGCTCCGAGTCGACACAAATCAACTCAACACTCTGGGATGTGAAGTTACTAGCCAGAAGTTCTTAGATCGTTTGAAATTCTCGAATTCAGTAAAACAAGCTTGGATTGAGAATCGTGACGTTCATCTTTCCCCGGGACTAGTACCGATGCAGCCATCTGTAATCACAAGTACGCCGGAACTTAATGATGTTCAGCCGGATATGATTTTTGATCAGTCTTTGTCCGAAATCCCTAGCGATGAAATATCATGGGTTGGGCtcgaagatattgaaaattcgGCGGAAGAAAGTAGAGACGGTGAAGGGTCCGAAAAAGATGTTGAAGAAACATTAACgcattcatcaaattttatacCGACTGTGATGAACGATGTAGACAGTTTACAATGTACGGATGCCATGTCGACAACCGAAAATGATTGCCGCtatcgaaatttgaatttaactAACATCGCAGTTCCTTGCGCTGTCAAGCGGAGAGGTCGTCCGAAAGGATTCGATAAAACTGTAATCGGGTTATCCAAAAAATGTAAGAAATCATCAGCAACGAgaaaaatccctttcaaaaaattgggaTGCAAAGAAAAAGCAATATTGATACTTCGTTGGTTGATTGATGAAGAAAGGGCTTTGTCAGCGGTTCACGATGGTAAgataatcgaagaaaaatttgttgaaagcGTACCAGATAAAGTTTCTGATTCTATTACGGATGACGTTGTTAAtattgatttcatcaaaaaatatttttctcaagaCACTTGGGCAGTTGTAAAGCAGGTAttacagtaa